A section of the Bombus fervidus isolate BK054 chromosome 9, iyBomFerv1, whole genome shotgun sequence genome encodes:
- the LOC139990779 gene encoding large ribosomal subunit protein uL4-like: MSLSTARPLITVYTDKNESSGETISLPAVFKAPIRPDIVNFVHQQVSKNSRQPYCVSKEAGHQTSAESWGTGRAVARIPRVRGGGTHRSGQGAFGNMCRGGRMFAPTKPWRRWHRRINVNQKRYALVSAIAASGVPALVQSKGHMIQEVPEFPLVVSDKIQEYNKTKQAVIFLRRIKAWNDIQKVYKSQRFRAGKGKMRNRRRIQRRGPLIVYGQDQGIRKAFRNIPGIDLMNINKMNLLKLAPGGHVGRFVIWTKCAFEKLDALYGTWRKESQLKADYNLPYPKMANTDLSRLLKSHEIRKVLRAPRKKVVRSVKKLNPLTNTRAMLRLNPYAAVLKRAAILTAKKRQEQKDLALAEKRGIKLPKTTPAVKSKLLRARRAKQILKLKEEKNQRPVGFKGRPIMKPTARIISRRIQRAIAKTHPEQKDTLFKTL; this comes from the exons ATG tcgTTATCAACGGCGCGACCGCTTATTACGGTATACACCGATAAGAATGAATCGTCAGGCGAAACGATTTCCCTGCCGGCTGTGTTTAAAGCACCTATTCGGCCCGATATCGTGAATTTTGTTCACCAGCAAGTCTCTAAGAATAGTAGACAGCCATATTGTGTATCCAAGGAAGCTG GTCATCAAACCTCTGCTGAGTCATGGGGTACTGGACGTGCTGTAGCACGTATACCTCGTGTACGTGGTGGTGGTACTCACCGCTCTGGCCAGGGTGCTTTCGGTAACATGTGTAGAGGTGGACGCATGTTTGCTCCAACGAAGCCATGGAGACGCTGGCATCGTCGAATTAATGTTAACCAGAAAAGATACGCTCTTGTTTCTGCTATTGCTGCATCTGGTGTCCCAGCTCTTGTACAATCTAAGG GTCATATGATTCAGGAAGTTCCAGAATTTCCATTAGTAGTATCCGACAAAATTCAGGAGTATAACAAGACTAAACAAGCTGTTATCTTTCTAAGACGTATCAAGGCATGGAATGATATTCAAAAA GTTTACAAGTCTCAACGTTTCCGTGCTGGCAAAGGTAAAATGCGTAACCGCAGACGCATTCAACGACGTGGACCTCTGATTGTATATGGTCAAGATCAG ggTATTCGTAAGGCATTCCGTAACATTCCCGGTATTGACCTTatgaatattaacaaaatgaaCTTGCTTAAATTGGCACCTGGTGGCCACGTTGGACGTTTTGTAATCTGGACAAAATGTGCCTTTGAGAAGTTGGATGCTCTTTACGGAACTTGGCGCAAAGAATCCCAACTTAAGGCGGATTATAATCTCCCTTACCCGAAAATGGCGAACACGGATTTGTCGAGACTCCTGAAATCGCATGAAATTCGTAAAGTTCTGAGGGCACCAAG GAAGAAGGTGGTCCGTAGCGTCAAGAAATTGAACCCATTGACCAACACGCGTGCTATGTTGCGTCTCAATCCATATGCAGCTGTTCTGAAACGTGCAGCAATTTTGACAGCAAAGAAACGTCAAGAACAGAAAGATCTTGCTCTAGCAGAGAAGCGTGGA ATCAAGCTCCCAAAGACTACACCTGCCGTAAAGAGTAAATTACTCCGAGCAAGACGCgcgaaacaaattttgaaattgaaggaagagaaaaatcaGAGACCCGTGGGTTTTAAAGGACGTCCTATTATGAAGCCGACAGCTAGGATAATTTCAAGACGAATTCAAAGAGCCATTGCAAAAACTCACCCCGAACAAAAAGATACActttttaaaacgttataa
- the LOC139990802 gene encoding ubiquinol-cytochrome c reductase complex assembly factor 5-like, with product MQLRRIRQLDTESTRWRQSYGRSGSVRCTVKMPILPKFNIKRTIRRTLNKVPGKSLGEFRFLPIMFLMGGLLEFVMIHWHVGEVNFYRTYKKKRIEEAVERRLAEMNAQVNR from the coding sequence ATGCAACTGCGCAGAATCAGACAGCTCGATACTGAAAGTACAAGATGGCGACAGTCATATGGCAGAAGCGGCAGCGTGCGGTGTACTGTAAAAATGCCGATCTTACCAAAATTCAACATAAAGAGAACGATAAGGAGAACTTTAAATAAAGTGCCTGGAAAATCTTTAGGGGAATTTCGATTTTTACCCATAATGTTTTTAATGGGTGGTTTGTTAGAGTTCGTTATGATACACTGGCATGTCGGAGAGGTTAACTTCTATagaacatataaaaaaaaaagaatagaagaagCAGTTGAACGAAGATTAGCAGAAATGAATGCACAAGTGAATAGATAA
- the LOC139990603 gene encoding large ribosomal subunit protein uL4-like: MCRGGRMFAPTKPWRRWHRRINVNQKRYALVSAIAASGVPALVQSKGHMIQEVPEFPLVVSDKIQEYNKTKQAVIFLRRIKAWNDIQKVYKSQRFRAGKGKMRNRRRIQRRGPLIVYGQDQGIRKAFRNIPGIDLMNINKMNLLKLAPGGHVGRFVIWTKCAFEKLDALYGTWRKESQLKADYNLPYPKMANTDLSRLLKSHEIRKVLRAPRKKVVRSVKKLNPLTNTRAMLRLNPYAAVLKRAAILTAKKRQEQKDLALAEKRGIKLPKTTPAVKSKLLRARRAKQILKLKEEKNQRPVGFKGRPIMKPTARIISRRIQRAIAKTHPEQKDTLFKTL; this comes from the exons ATGTGTAGAGGTGGACGCATGTTTGCTCCAACGAAGCCATGGAGACGCTGGCATCGTCGAATTAATGTTAACCAGAAAAGATACGCTCTTGTTTCTGCTATTGCTGCATCTGGTGTCCCAGCTCTTGTACAATCTAAGG GTCATATGATTCAGGAAGTTCCAGAATTTCCATTAGTAGTATCCGACAAAATTCAGGAGTATAACAAGACTAAACAAGCTGTTATCTTTCTAAGACGTATCAAGGCATGGAATGATATTCAAAAA GTTTACAAGTCTCAACGTTTCCGTGCTGGCAAAGGTAAAATGCGTAACCGCAGACGCATTCAACGACGTGGACCTCTGATTGTATATGGTCAAGATCAG ggTATTCGTAAGGCATTCCGTAACATTCCCGGTATTGACCTTatgaatattaacaaaatgaaCTTGCTTAAATTGGCACCTGGTGGCCACGTTGGACGTTTTGTAATCTGGACAAAATGTGCCTTTGAGAAGTTGGATGCTCTTTACGGAACTTGGCGCAAAGAATCCCAACTTAAGGCGGATTATAATCTCCCTTACCCGAAAATGGCGAACACGGATTTGTCGAGACTCCTGAAATCGCATGAAATTCGTAAAGTTCTGAGGGCACCAAG GAAGAAGGTGGTCCGTAGCGTCAAGAAATTGAACCCATTGACCAACACGCGTGCTATGTTGCGTCTCAATCCATATGCAGCTGTTCTGAAACGTGCAGCAATTTTGACAGCAAAGAAACGTCAAGAACAGAAAGATCTTGCTCTAGCAGAGAAGCGTGGA ATCAAGCTCCCAAAGACTACACCTGCCGTAAAGAGTAAATTACTCCGAGCAAGACGCgcgaaacaaattttgaaattgaaggaagagaaaaatcaGAGACCCGTGGGTTTTAAAGGACGTCCTATTATGAAGCCGACAGCTAGGATAATTTCAAGACGAATTCAAAGAGCCATTGCAAAAACTCACCCCGAACAAAAAGATACActttttaaaacgttataa
- the Sloth2 gene encoding ubiquinol-cytochrome c reductase complex assembly factor 6 sloth 2, whose product MPYGISWTRFISLVSLAVLMTASGSQAVHLIYRPLDDLDDLIEEAFQKRLLELKDRK is encoded by the coding sequence ATGCCGTATGGTATATCATGGACTCGATTTATTTCCCTTGTTTCATTAGCAGTTCTTATGACTGCGTCTGGCTCGCAAGCTGTGCATCTTATATACAGGCCTCTTGACGATTTAGATGATTTGATAGAAGAGGCATTTCAGAAAAGACTCTTAGAACTAAAAGATcgtaaataa